A section of the Methanofollis sp. UBA420 genome encodes:
- a CDS encoding ester cyclase encodes MSSEENKALVRRFIDAYNTRNLDLFGDLVAPDYIDHTHQQRGLESFRQLFQLAFEGFPDWHEKIEDMIAEGDRVWVCVRATGTHTGKWNLFGVTLPPTGNRVTMQMVFIWRIANGKLAEGWEIDSDLDFLRQLGVIQYTEKGKELFPEDVDSIENAVGQ; translated from the coding sequence ATGTCGTCGGAAGAGAATAAGGCGCTTGTCCGAAGGTTTATCGATGCCTATAATACGCGAAATCTGGATCTGTTCGGGGATCTGGTGGCACCGGATTATATCGACCACACTCATCAGCAGCGAGGTCTGGAAAGTTTCAGACAACTTTTTCAACTCGCCTTCGAAGGTTTCCCTGACTGGCATGAGAAGATCGAAGATATGATTGCCGAAGGGGACAGGGTATGGGTCTGTGTGAGAGCTACCGGGACCCATACGGGCAAATGGAATCTGTTCGGCGTCACATTGCCTCCTACCGGCAACAGGGTAACAATGCAGATGGTGTTCATCTGGCGGATCGCGAACGGCAAACTTGCAGAGGGATGGGAAATCGATAGCGATCTGGATTTCCTCAGACAACTGGGTGTGATCCAATACACGGAAAAAGGAAAGGAACTCTTTCCAGAGGACGTCGATTCTATAGAGAACGCTGTTGGGCAATAG
- a CDS encoding PH domain-containing protein produces MPISGPFRGHPAVDEEEPVHETGAGGEVYRRLNRKCMVSMYIGHAISYAVLLAGYLLLTTFSQEFLGPYYGPVQYAALVVLAVALLYSAAAPPVYYARYRYQITEDRVDVRCGVLVIRHILVPIERVHQVEVSRGPINTLLGLADVTITTAGGDATIEYLEIEEAEKVADLLNKLIGRMLQDRIKTPPAPATATAGPADE; encoded by the coding sequence ATGCCGATTTCCGGCCCTTTTCGAGGGCACCCTGCGGTTGATGAAGAGGAACCCGTCCATGAGACCGGTGCAGGAGGCGAGGTCTACAGAAGGCTGAACCGGAAGTGCATGGTCTCGATGTACATCGGGCATGCCATCTCATACGCCGTACTCCTGGCGGGTTATCTCCTCCTGACGACCTTTTCGCAGGAATTCCTGGGCCCGTACTACGGTCCAGTTCAATACGCCGCTCTGGTGGTCCTCGCGGTCGCCCTGCTCTATAGCGCGGCGGCCCCGCCGGTCTACTACGCCCGGTACAGGTACCAGATCACCGAGGACAGAGTGGATGTCCGCTGCGGAGTCCTCGTGATACGGCACATCCTGGTGCCGATCGAACGGGTGCACCAGGTGGAAGTCTCCCGCGGCCCGATCAACACCCTGCTCGGTCTTGCGGATGTCACCATCACCACCGCAGGCGGGGATGCGACCATCGAATACCTGGAGATCGAGGAGGCGGAGAAGGTCGCAGACCTGCTCAACAAACTGATCGGTCGCATGCTCCAGGACAGGATCAAAACGCCCCCAGCCCCCGCTACCGCCACCGCCGGGCCTGCGGATGAGTGA
- a CDS encoding nicotinate phosphoribosyltransferase: MSRFHIVDDDTIARGECTDIYFARCEEVLAKEGKNPLVTMEVTTVGMPYDRGVFCGLDDAVALLEGVPVDVEAMPEGSVFLPREPVMRITGRYRDFGRYETALLGFLCHASGIATAAAHVKEAAGDCKVYSFGSRRQHPAIAQMIERSAWIGGVDGVSNTTAPEGMPIVGTMPHAFVMCHATPEEAWTAFDRHSAPDVPRLMLCDTFGDEKEECLKAAELGFTGAVRLDTPRSRRGNMRAILEEVRWELDSHVHEDVGIFLSGGVTREDIRAYRDLVDAFGVGGAIANAPVIDFSLDIVEIEGKSCAKRGKWSGVKQVYLLPGGARVILPTGAHAPEGAVPLLKPVMRHGQAVGHTDMAKARARVLADLAERAQSA; encoded by the coding sequence ATGAGCAGATTCCATATCGTCGATGACGACACGATTGCCCGGGGGGAGTGCACGGACATCTACTTCGCCAGGTGCGAGGAGGTCCTTGCAAAGGAGGGGAAGAATCCGCTGGTGACGATGGAGGTCACAACCGTCGGGATGCCGTACGACCGGGGGGTCTTCTGCGGCCTTGACGATGCCGTCGCCCTCCTCGAAGGGGTGCCGGTGGACGTCGAAGCCATGCCTGAGGGGAGTGTGTTTCTCCCGCGCGAACCGGTGATGCGGATCACCGGGCGGTACCGCGACTTCGGGCGGTACGAGACGGCCCTCCTCGGCTTCCTCTGTCACGCCTCGGGGATCGCCACCGCCGCCGCCCATGTCAAGGAAGCGGCGGGTGACTGTAAGGTCTATTCCTTCGGGTCGCGCCGGCAGCACCCGGCGATCGCACAGATGATCGAGCGCTCGGCCTGGATAGGCGGTGTCGACGGTGTCTCGAACACCACGGCACCTGAAGGTATGCCGATCGTCGGGACAATGCCGCACGCCTTCGTGATGTGCCATGCCACACCCGAAGAAGCATGGACCGCCTTCGACCGTCACTCGGCCCCGGATGTGCCGCGCCTGATGCTCTGCGACACCTTCGGCGACGAGAAGGAGGAGTGCCTGAAGGCGGCAGAACTCGGGTTTACCGGGGCGGTCCGCCTGGACACGCCGCGGTCGCGCCGGGGGAACATGCGTGCGATCCTCGAAGAGGTGCGCTGGGAACTCGACAGTCACGTCCACGAGGACGTCGGCATCTTCCTCTCCGGTGGGGTCACCCGGGAGGACATCCGCGCCTACCGCGACCTGGTGGACGCCTTCGGTGTCGGCGGGGCGATCGCCAATGCGCCGGTGATCGACTTCTCCCTGGACATTGTCGAGATCGAGGGGAAGAGTTGCGCGAAACGCGGGAAGTGGAGCGGGGTCAAGCAGGTCTACCTCCTCCCCGGCGGCGCCAGGGTGATCCTGCCGACGGGCGCGCACGCACCCGAAGGGGCGGTACCGCTCCTCAAACCGGTCATGCGGCACGGGCAGGCGGTCGGGCACACAGACATGGCGAAGGCCCGGGCGCGCGTCCTCGCAGATCTTGCTGAGAGGGCACAATCCGCATGA
- a CDS encoding MTAP family purine nucleoside phosphorylase, with protein sequence MLGIIGGTSLLYCNLPRLEKRTVWTPYGPAEVMAGDIAIMLRHQGGRPPHRINYRAEAAALALSGVDRIVSFGSVGSLKAEIPPGTVVIPTDYLSLTDIPSFHDHAIEHVMPALDEGLVRKLSEAIPTAQVGGVYAQTRGPRIETVAEVRGLAKVADVVGMTVASEATLARELGIPVAAVCTVDNYANGLSDEVLTYEHILATSKKYAHRTEDLVESIVRVCGSD encoded by the coding sequence ATGCTCGGGATCATCGGCGGCACCAGTCTTCTCTACTGCAACCTCCCGAGACTCGAAAAAAGGACTGTCTGGACACCATATGGCCCGGCAGAGGTGATGGCAGGGGATATCGCCATCATGCTCCGCCACCAGGGGGGGAGGCCGCCGCACCGGATCAACTACCGGGCAGAGGCCGCGGCTCTTGCACTCTCCGGCGTGGACAGGATCGTCTCTTTCGGCTCGGTCGGTTCCCTGAAGGCGGAGATCCCGCCCGGGACAGTGGTTATTCCGACAGACTACCTCAGCCTCACCGATATCCCGTCCTTCCATGATCATGCCATCGAGCATGTGATGCCTGCCCTCGACGAGGGCCTTGTCCGGAAACTTTCGGAGGCCATTCCCACGGCGCAGGTCGGCGGAGTGTACGCCCAGACGCGGGGGCCACGGATCGAGACAGTGGCGGAGGTGCGCGGCCTTGCAAAGGTCGCCGACGTCGTCGGCATGACGGTCGCAAGCGAGGCGACCCTGGCACGAGAACTCGGCATCCCGGTCGCCGCTGTCTGCACCGTGGACAACTATGCGAATGGATTATCTGACGAGGTGCTGACCTACGAACACATCCTCGCCACCTCGAAGAAATACGCGCACAGGACCGAGGATCTGGTCGAATCGATTGTGCGGGTTTGTGGAAGTGACTGA